The sequence GGAGGGGACTCCTTATCATGATGGGCTCTTCTTTTTTGATGTGTGTTTTCCAAGTAGTTACCCAAATAGCCCTCCAGTAAGTCAAATACGGAGTATATTATAGTGTAAATTATACTAAGTCCTTGTGGTTTATATTAAGCTACACTAAGCGTCCTTATCATTTGAAAAATACAGCGATTGTCCCTTCTGGTTTTCATTAAATTACACAAATCGTCCTCATCCTTTGAAAATTACATTGATCGTCCCGCTTACCTAAAAGTGTATGTTGATGTTCCCTTCTTAATGCACATTTTGAATAAGTCAGGGACCGTCAACATACACTTTTATGTAACATACACTTTAAGGATTGTTGGTGTAATTTCATGTAAACCACAAGGACTATTAGTGTAAATTTACTCTTTATTTTTTCCTCTTGTTGATTCTAATAATATGCTCATACCTCCTAACTTTATgtgctatttttattttttttatttcagctTGTGAAGTATCACTCTGGTGGTCTTCGTATTAATCCAAATCTGTACAACTGTGGCAAAGTATGCCTTAGCCTTTTGAACACATGGAGTGGCGGTCTGAAGGAGAAATGGCTACCTGGCACTTCAACAATGCTCCAAGTCCTGGTTTCCATACAGGGTTTGATTTTGAACACAAAGCCCTACTTTAACGAACCGGGATTTGCACATTCTAATGGCACTCCTCATGGTGAAAAGCAGTCCTTGCAGTACAATGAAAATACCCTTATTTTATCCCTTAAAACCATGGTGTATACTATGAACAAGCCACCCAAGGTAAAGTTTAGAAGTGGGAAAATGGGTGGGTCAGGCATGTGGGAAAATGGGTTGGGTCAGGACTGTTTGACTAACCTTATTGTCCAAGTCTCTAAATTTTATAACCCAAGGTAAGATTTTGAAGTGGGAAAATGGGCGGGTCAGGCATGTGGGAGAATGGGATGGGTCAGGACTGTTTGACTAACAGTATTTTCCAAGTCTTTAAATTTTATAACCCAAGGTAAGATTTTGAAGTGGGAAAATGGGCGGGTCAGGCATTTGGGAAAATGGGTTGGGTCAGGAATGTTTGACTAACAGTATTTTCCAAGTCTTTAAATTTTATAACACAAGGTCAGATTTTGAAGTGGGAAAATGGGCGGGTCAGGCATGTGGGAAAATGGGTTTGGTCAGGACTGTTTAACAGTTTTGTCTTTAGGTCTCTAGTTTCATAGTTGCTATACTTAATTTTTTGTCTTAATGCAGAACTTTGAGGACTTGGTGGTTGGTCATTTTCGCAACCGTGTTCGTGATATATTAATGGCGTGTAAAGCTTATACCGAAGGTGTGCAAGTGGGGTGTCTTGTGAAAGGAGGGGTACAAGATGTTGATGAAGGTGACAATAACTGTTCAGCTCAGTTCAAGAACGGTGTCTCGTCATACCTGAAAACGCTCATAGCTGCATTTAAGAAGATTGGAGCTAACGAAGCTGACGAATTCTTAAACTTATGTGGAAAGAAATTCACTGCACAGGCGCCGGCGGCAGCAGGAGCACCACCGCCACAACCCATTACTAATTCTTTTGGTTTTTATCCTCTACAGTTTAATTCTATATCTACATATAATTATCAttagtgaaaaaaaaaaaaaatgaaaatgctaTTGGATTTTGATAGACGCAGTTTTCTCTTatcattttggatatatttcatctCTGGACCCCGtatatgattatgatgatatgTATATAGGGGTTATGGAGAGTATTTTGACTAACTCCTTTTTTTAATGCTAAAATttgacttatttatatatatagcccCTTTAGTTGGCGAGTCTTTTCGGTTGCTTTGTATTCCTCTTTAGTTGGCGTTTTCTTTTTGAAAACGGCttcgtttctatatgagttttcgctattttgccaaaaaaaaaaaaaaaaaatttttttttttagcccCTTTAGAATTGTGTATTGCTCCCTTGTTGTACACCCTAATCGGTTTTGTTTCTATATGAGCAAATTGTCATGTCAAATATTTTCAGGGTTCGTTTGTGTAAGTTTTTATGTAACTTGAGACTATTATCagtattttgtttttttaaaaaccaCTTTTTAACATTATTTTTTATGTGAATCTACAGTAAGATGCATAAATGACTGGTATAGACTGTCATGTTTTACAGGTTTGGTTATTCAAAATGCTATTTCGTTGCGGTTTTGCCTCTAGATAAAATTAGATAATCCCAATTGGTTTTTTCTACTGTATCTTATAAGACCGTTAACGCACATACGATACTTGTCTGTTTAAATAACTATTATTCTAAAATTGATGATTAACAGCTATATAACATTTTCATGCATTTAGTGACAACccgaactgcattcaaaaaacCACAATCAGATTACTACTTTCCAAAATCAAAGTTGGTCCGTGAGATAATTTCGATTAACAAAGTTAATCAGTGGGTTTCAGTGGTGTTAAGTTTAGACGAATGGCATTctgagataaaaaaaaaaaattgatgtgtAGCTCAAGAAATTTAGTCTATATAGTAGAACACATACGCGATTGTTACATTATTAAGATTCAGAAAATCAGTTGACTTCTGAGTTCTAGCACTTAATAACCATAGTGTAGTAAAACTGCAGGGTTAATAATTGATGTGCAAATGCTTCTTGTTATCTCGAATTATATTAAGTGAAGTTTGGTTAATGCCATAACAAAAGGCTACCGAAGCTTTGGTGCAAGGTTTGGTCCATACAAATTGTTCAAAAGTTTGAGGCCGAAAGGATAACAAGTTTAGGAACATCATAGTACCTacaaattttgtagaatatttcgCCTATATGGTCCATCACATTTGCAGATAATATTAACTAACTTTTGTTAAAGCTTAAATTTTTCGGATTGATCACATCAATTCGGATAACCATAATTTGGCCATCCTGTTCTTCAGTCCAAGCAATAGAATCCTTTTGAAGTAGTCTAATTATCTGCATCATACATATATACAAATTCAAAAATTTGTCAGAAGCAAGAAGTTATACCAATTGCAAGAGCCATGCCTAATTGTATATACTATGATATATAGAAATATCCCCCGTCACACGAATTCAATGACTTCAAAATTTTCACCAGTCATGCAGTTTCCATTTAGTAGTAGGTCCCACAGTATatagtcaatcaacacaccaaataATAGGGGACCCAAAATgatattttcaattttttttttttttttttttttttttttttgttaaagggCAAATCACGCCAGCCACACATGTTTAAACTGTTTACACAACTTTTTTAGTATGTTTCACATTTGTTTCTTTATGTCAGTCACGCTTTCTACTGCATTAACTAGACATAACCTAAAATAGCATAATCATTCATCACCGAATCCCCGTTTACCTACTATAATATATGAAACCTAAAGGTGGCAATGTGGGTGGATTAGGTTATAAGTTAAAACATGATCTGGGTCAAAACAAGCAACACGTTAAGGCCGCTTTGGTTGAGTAACCAAACCATTTCGTTTACAGAATGTAATAGACATTCTAATTGGGTCAAGTTACTGTGATTCAAAAAGGCAAATTTCCTTGCCTCACACCATATTTCCTTGCACAATGCCTTGCTCAACAATTTTTACTAATAACttccagtatatatatatatatatatatatatatatatatatatatatatatatatatatatgatttctgggAATTTGATACGTACCCGACGCTTACGAGGCTTTTTGAATTTATCTTCACCCCCAAGCATGACTTTCAGAAATTGAAAGGCTGCAAAATACCAGCAAACAGAAATGACTTGCATCGTTAATGATTTAAAAgttaaaaacaagataaaagaatGTCGACGTACATGGTATGCCGGACATTAATGTCAATTCAGTTTTTAAAAGACGGACAGCTTGATCTGGTTCTTGCTCATTTACATTAATTGAAATCGATTCTCCATCGTTTCTgcaaacaacatcaatcaccaAAGTAAGGAGTTAcgttataaaaaagaaaaaaaatatactgAAGACTTGTACTATCCTCCCATATTAAAAAGAACAAAATCAGCTTTAAAATTTTATTTTCCCatttaaatattcaataaaggtgGGGAGTTAATAGCATAAACTATCTCACTTGGGTTGAGTAAGCATTCTGCCTGAAGCTAGATTAGCTTCCTTAGCCTTCTCCGTATATAATTGTCCCTACACAGTCAAACATATTCCAACCACATATAAAACATGATGACAAGGCATCCTGAATTTTTTTTCCTAACAAATGAATgtataaagaaataaaaaaaattaagtctTTAAACTCTGAACTAATTAATAACATGATAAAAATAGAAACATGAGCATTGTTACCGCCTTGATGAGCTTATCTGCTTTCTCATAGCTACCTTCAACATATGCTTTAGCAGCCTGCCACAAATAAGAATACATTGAAAAACAGAAGGAATATATGATCAGTTAACATAAAATCATATTGAATGATAAAGAAGATAATTCATGCTTACGGCTCTAAAATATTCCTTCATTGTACCCCAGTGCTCTAATGTAGCTTGCCTTAGGGTATCGAAGTTATCATCATTCTCATCATTTCCTATTCATAAAACAACAGGCACAACAATACGCATGTCACACACAGGAATACTTTATTACTAGGACAAAAGGCTTAAAAATATtcaaaataaatctaccatccccgTTAACTTCATTCTTCACAATAGGAGTCTTAAAAGTTGCTATCGGTTCTTTAAAAGGTCCGGTTACTAGACCATATTTTCTGATCCTTGGTTGTCTTTTGGGAATAATTGTTTTTGGTCCCAATTCAGCTCTTTCAGGGAGTGTAAAGAGGCTGCTCAaaatttctttttcgacctttggcTGGTTGctgtaataaaaaaataaataaatatttacatTCAGCGCATGATGAACAGAGTTTCTATAACAAAAAGAAAATTCCATTACCTTCCAGAACAATCATTGACTACCATTAACTGTTCAAACTGCGTGTCCAGATCTTGATACGTCTTCATAGACTTGTATTATTAGAACATATGAGAgaaaatatgaaaataaatatTCAAACGTAGAACGTAAATATAAAAAAGTAATTAAGTATTTAAAAGTGTAACACTCCAAGCTAGAATACTGTAACAACTGAAAAAAATGAACATGAATGCAATATTATTTAAAGTTAATCATATAGCTTAGATCTTACTGTTTGGTGGACCGTGTTTGGAGTGCCGTCTCCCAAATCCAAAGTGGGGGTAGATATTTCCATAAGTTTTTCCATGCTCTGCAAGAGCATATAACATAAAACAATCATGTCATGCTTAATTAAAATCATATGTGAACTTATATTGGTACTAAACTTATTTCATAAAGGCGAATCGAAGTATCAAATGTGTCTGAGCATAGATAAGCATGTTATTGTATTCTGAATCGGATAGATGTAATATGCTGTTTGTACCGACCTcaaaatcaatacattaattttaaggTTCGTTTTTACAACGTGAAAATAAAAGCTTAAAAAGATCGCACCCTTAAATATCAGATCCCTAGACATAACTGTGTATAAAAGATATTGCCAactttcattttatataaaaaaaagtaaCAATATTCAAATAAAAGGGCATGAAACATGGAAAACGATGATAACATACCTCTTGGACGTCATAGCCACAACCACCTGCAACATCAAAATGCACACAAACATATTACTAAACAAATTTCTATATGAAGAAAAGGACATAAACATTCAGTCAGAAATCATTGTATCGCATATAAAAGGACCTTCTTAATTAGATAAAGACAAACAATGCCTTTGGCCACACCAACTCTGATCGATGAGTGGTTAACAGAAAAACTAAAAACACCAAGTATAAATTACAGAGTAATCTCTTAACTGTTTCTAGTAAGGATTCCATTTCAACTAGATGTAGTTAACGGATTAGTGATACAATTTGTTTAGTTTAGTTGAACCACCAGAAACTAATGGAAGTAGCTTAGCAGTGATAACAAATTCACGCAGTAGATGTTAATAAAACAAAAAGCAAAaaccttcaaaaaaaaaaaacagcaatAATACAAACCATAATTAACTTTTCATTAATTTGGTAATCGATCATCATGTTATATAATTGATAAAGACAAATCAAAGTCAGAAAAAGATTAGACATACGAGAGAATGAGTAAAACCCCTAATTGTTCAAGTCATATCAAAATAGGGTTCTCACCAACAACTTCTTTGATGTCTTCCATGTCTAACTGGAAACCATCCCCGAGCATCTTAAGCAGAAATTGCTCAATATCCCTATTCATAGTTTCAGTCCGTGCATTAACTGGTTGTGGACTCTCATCCCATATCTGAGACGCCGGAATCTCACTTGAAGACAACTTCAAAGGTTTTGTAATTTCACGTGCTTTATTCCTTGAAGCCCTAAATTTCCCATAACCAGCACCAATTACACCTGAAACTGTACCAACCGATGCACCAGAGTTTTTTGGCTTGGGTTGAGAAACTGTACCCCTCGATACACCTACTAACGATACAGGTGCATTAGTCATATCATTTGTTGGTGCATGTATATTGTTGTTTGAAGTGCTTCCTAGCATACTATAAAGTATGCCACAAGTTTTTTGCATATCATAACCTGCTTGACAATATGCAGACGCCATTTCATCCGCAGATAGCTTTGAACCAAAAGCACCATTCAAATATTCTAAGTTCTTGTCGTGGTCGTTGGAAAATGTACATTCGGAAGAAGGTCCGTCCTTTATCGTCCTTCAAATTCACAAAAAGAAATACAAAAAATTCATTAACCATGattaaatcataactaattcacaATCATTTTCTATTCAACTGGTTAATTTTAACCAACAGCAGCCCTTACGCATAACTATTTTCATACCCCTAACTACTAATTAGTTTCGTATACTCAAGTTAAACAAGCAAGTGCTAAAGCATAATATACAGTCCATAACCACTTAACATTACCTGTAATCAAAAACTAATTAAAATGGATCTCTAATTAACCTTGTAGTTAAACTAAATTAATTGTTTACAGTTATACATTTCTAAAGTAAACATCAAACtcaacaaaataaaaaataaaaaatgtaacCTAAGGTTAAATCCTTTCACTCTTAAAAAAATGaacaaaaacaaataaataaataaataaataaataaacgatCGAGTAACCTAGGGCAAACTCAGTACATTCATAATAAAGTGAACGATAGAGTAACCTAAGGCAAAATCGGCGTAGTTACAGCAGCTGAATGTATACAAAGTAACATTTTAGGTAAAATCATGAGTGATACATAAATAGAGTACAATtcgtaaaatgataaaaataaggtAAGATCTAGATATATACATACATCGAGTAATAGATGATTTAGATGTTCGTTGAATTGTTTAATTTCTTTGATCGGTTGATTTAGCTGCAGATGAAAAGTTGTTTCTTTTGTTTGCTTATGAAGATAGGGAAACACGCTCCTTTCCGAAAAAGAAGAGAAGGTGCTCAAAGTGTTAAGAAATTTGTTATTAGGTATTTATAGTGGGGTTCAGTGGGCAATTTTATTTTGGATGTTTGGATTGGAGTTTGTAAAATTGAGTAAAATCGTGTTTTAAACGCATAGCCAAACAGCCctgttttttttatatttatatttaaaataattatatttatattaattttttattttacTTCTAGATATAGTCTGAACGTtatataatactccctccgtcccactacaagtgtccacttactttttgcacacagttttaggaaatcccactaacttcattttccacctatcagaaatcttctctctccagaataacctcttttgattggttgaaacatcaagtggacacttgaaatgggacatcccaaaatagaaaggTGGACACTTAAGATGGAACGGAGTTAGTAGTTCATAATGGTATAGTTTTTTGGGTGGGAACAATATTCTTTTACAAGAATAATACGGAGTAAAGCTCAATTTCACTTGTGTTATAACTATTAAAATATAGACTATTAACACAATATTGTCTTAAATATAGACCATTAATCCTCTATCACAAAATAAAATACTATGAAGTATTTTATAAATTTTGTGTTATTGGAAATgtacgtatattattattttatattttaaagttgattgatagatgaattttttatttttaggtTTACACTTTTAAACTCTAGATAACTTGTGTATTAAGATTTGAAagatttaaaagaaaaagaaaaaaggcGAAACTTCAAAAAGGTCGAATAAGTTTCTAAAAAAACTCAGTATTTAATTTATATAGatatctatttttattattagagCACTCCCAACAATGAAACCCTTCTTCAAATTAACACAATGACACATCAGCGACACATCATCATTTTCTTCCTATTTCTTTTCACCACTAACCAATCACATATCACTCACAACCATCCCACCCTTTCTCAACcactatatataaattaaataaactaTAGTACACATCTTATACCCAAATGTACAACTAACTACACCAATAAAGTTCGTGAAAAAAAATGCTCAACATTCACTAAACCATTGGCGCTAAGATTGACAATACTTTGGCACTTTGCTCCCAATAGTGCCAATTATTGGCTAGAAGATTCACAACACTTTCACATCTCTATTGGGAGTGCTCTTAGACCACAGATATTGGTGATTGTGTGGGTGAGGTGCACTTTTTGGGAAAAAACTGTGACTGGGCATGACATTTTGAGGGGGAGTTGTAATGGGGGGCTTTTGTAGGGGCGTTtgtgggtgatgtggtaaaattttATTGGTATTTGAATGATAAAATATTAAAAAGGTGGAGAGAGAAATAACATTAACCAATCAGTAATTGACACCTCATGGTCGTTCTCTCTCTCTTGGGGCGCATTTGCTTGACAAATGTCTACAAACGCCCCATTACAGGCGTTTGTGAGGCGTTTCTTGTGACATGTATGCGGCATAGGGGGCCACAAACGCCCCATTATCTGTGTTCTTAGGGGAATGTGAATATAGTGCTACTACAAATAT comes from Rutidosis leptorrhynchoides isolate AG116_Rl617_1_P2 chromosome 4, CSIRO_AGI_Rlap_v1, whole genome shotgun sequence and encodes:
- the LOC139845576 gene encoding putative nuclear RNA export factor SDE5 isoform X3, which translates into the protein MTIKDGPSSECTFSNDHDKNLEYLNGAFGSKLSADEMASAYCQAGVSRGTVSQPKPKNSGASVGTVSGVIGAGYGKFRASRNKAREITKPLKLSSSEIPASQIWDESPQPVNARTETMNRDIEQFLLKMLGDGFQLDMEDIKEVVGGCGYDVQESMEKLMEISTPTLDLGDGTPNTVHQTSMKTYQDLDTQFEQLMVVNDCSGSNQPKVEKEILSSLFTLPERAELGPKTIIPKRQPRIRKYGLVTGPFKEPIATFKTPIVKNEVNGDGNDENDDNFDTLRQATLEHWGTMKEYFRAAAKAYVEGSYEKADKLIKAGQLYTEKAKEANLASGRMLTQPKNDGESISINVNEQEPDQAVRLLKTELTLMSGIPSFQFLKVMLGGEDKFKKPRKRRIIRLLQKDSIAWTEEQDGQIMVIRIDVINPKNLSFNKS
- the LOC139845576 gene encoding putative nuclear RNA export factor SDE5 isoform X2 gives rise to the protein MTIKDGPSSECTFSNDHDKNLEYLNGAFGSKLSADEMASAYCQAGYDMQKTCGILYSMLGSTSNNNIHAPTNDMTNAPVSLVGVSRGTVSQPKPKNSGASVGTVSGVIGAGYGKFRASRNKAREITKPLKLSSSEIPASQIWDESPQPVNARTETMNRDIEQFLLKMLGDGFQLDMEDIKEVVGGCGYDVQESMEKLMEISTPTLDLGDGTPNTVHQTTYQDLDTQFEQLMVVNDCSGSNQPKVEKEILSSLFTLPERAELGPKTIIPKRQPRIRKYGLVTGPFKEPIATFKTPIVKNEVNGDGNDENDDNFDTLRQATLEHWGTMKEYFRAAAKAYVEGSYEKADKLIKAGQLYTEKAKEANLASGRMLTQPKNDGESISINVNEQEPDQAVRLLKTELTLMSGIPSFQFLKVMLGGEDKFKKPRKRRIIRLLQKDSIAWTEEQDGQIMVIRIDVINPKNLSFNKS
- the LOC139845576 gene encoding putative nuclear RNA export factor SDE5 isoform X1; translation: MTIKDGPSSECTFSNDHDKNLEYLNGAFGSKLSADEMASAYCQAGYDMQKTCGILYSMLGSTSNNNIHAPTNDMTNAPVSLVGVSRGTVSQPKPKNSGASVGTVSGVIGAGYGKFRASRNKAREITKPLKLSSSEIPASQIWDESPQPVNARTETMNRDIEQFLLKMLGDGFQLDMEDIKEVVGGCGYDVQESMEKLMEISTPTLDLGDGTPNTVHQTSMKTYQDLDTQFEQLMVVNDCSGSNQPKVEKEILSSLFTLPERAELGPKTIIPKRQPRIRKYGLVTGPFKEPIATFKTPIVKNEVNGDGNDENDDNFDTLRQATLEHWGTMKEYFRAAAKAYVEGSYEKADKLIKAGQLYTEKAKEANLASGRMLTQPKNDGESISINVNEQEPDQAVRLLKTELTLMSGIPSFQFLKVMLGGEDKFKKPRKRRIIRLLQKDSIAWTEEQDGQIMVIRIDVINPKNLSFNKS